A stretch of the Neodiprion lecontei isolate iyNeoLeco1 chromosome 4, iyNeoLeco1.1, whole genome shotgun sequence genome encodes the following:
- the LOC107224169 gene encoding uncharacterized protein LOC107224169 isoform X2: MEFRGNSNNGTETNLIDVTIFGSPPPQASSTVERRPNLTTWGVRQAAQDDNKIKYSILNDTDAKQSTINSSLGILDNISSLLDDSGVMEEKKNSSISNTIEIERQLARKLLQRCSAPREATLTSDWDKENDGNIQNLTKDNTPSTLMDSGQQSLLNNSDTLEEKPEANQIIFKPNEISARSSVLKNSFDKSIGSSTSPKSRDEISFDTSAAAELIAQFGDEDFQSGSRVESRMAADELSWNQNYPYAMPTNILNSGEKERLELSCFSGVVGNFDLSSTSSTGRRVSVGEFFQRKCGTIGQLQETDSVSRPSFGETIKSPIKHRPLVPLVEKTAMTADSSLREVNKEAMESVNCTNQHSLMSLSSIAQALSDVENGSPRRLVDALIEAKRRKNLPPSQLLNESTSKNRDTFTCPPHSLPFNSSAMPVNEKPERDTKMKGPKFLLDSPKLSLDSKTAQESLTHKSKLTRMSLNVGLGAIESHNISETYNFADKCTGGRKKTSSAKLEKTFDEPKDTNKSCVYHSNATRNLLSCLDESIDAHKPNLNCQNSKQNPDISGKHLYDDQDFSQTPKKEQDKLHNSMTFQKITLAPLRSSAGFLKGIKSENNKTATPELISSFNRSFEKTLRSAKTSSLECNADPESSYNISQYNQIEKTKSQGDDVTAKNTNELCSCIVGVPKEAEIELSNGTDRWMTCTLKLHQIPGSKENIVLKIPQDTVLVAPNDAKLVKIGVTVRQMREPVIVVINIAVSDVVTRSKKVIKHVMCFVPEEPQIDLMIHNGENKIDFQIVAEKCSKTFPVTLENKNNAELPIRLIIAKHPDQPQVFSIDCSADETAFSLDGNEIKYNLTLKPHQQSTVNIQFNGIPLSSFNVQKDLCHATGKLFVQLRTDDSKGLMLREISLTGSIGVSKIDLVDTQLPIVVPKRDSKSIGLVNSGVFAVTLSASLVENDKSTSCAGDFSIKPNTLCLQAGEKGVILVTHKSRMIDSSERQVFVKVIAGGNEYYYPVTGDSSHLREQLSPNNMQRCTTPLSQERKSKSPTSPQSSESNRSGNCGRHSPYSAGSTSTVSGDVIPLQSTHAALVWSSIKTGKSDIKEFTVLNKSDNKLRLQVSIVDNNKSFKFLKDRHTVGTNMVLALQRMTSKVISVQFSPSNPGACAGKIIFSHYSSGKEQEESSQRKTIFLYGYGGVGKVEISEAFKDTGGLMWLSLGYMNTVGNLSAKIKLQNTGNLCSYAVIKLIPKALYPEMISSWHVTPSELLLGPGEVQWIKLEFHPRREDLALIRRADISQIIGTLSITHGDEPTRWRIRRLYKKLKESGKFRGQDDDIFKNIVYPLCRVFPGEALIQDLSLIKDTVQHLGDLCRGVYQHQVMLTMEVNADDTLTVLNDNADDTQTFNSICSDSSSVFTAGCNSYMLSETIVDGNGREISENDFTVTPGVVNLTPPFRTEATVTISSLCSVAQPFETVLSHSEGVSIVPTEGMIPARRSFQLKVQCSKQIKKNTEAVLQIFMENHKQSVLIMISSSN, translated from the exons TGCTCGATGACAGCGGCGttatggaagaaaaaaagaattccagCATTTCCAATACAATAGAAATTGAACGACAACTCGCTCGAAAGTTACTCCAACGATGTAGTGCACCGAGAGAAGCCACTTTAACATCAG ACTGGGATAAAGAAAATGATGGGAATATTCAAAACCTAACAAAAGATAATACTCCCTCCACTTTAATGGACTCAGGGCAACAGAGTTTACTTAATAACAGTGATACACTTGAAGAAAAGCCAGAAGCTAATCAG ATAATTTTCAAGCCAAATGAAATATCCGCACGTTCCTCAGTGCTGAAGAATAGTTTCGATAAGAGCATTGGATCATCTACCTCACCAAAGAGCAGAGATGAAATTAGTTTTGATACATCCGCTGCTGCGGAACTTATTGCTCAGTTTGGAGATGAAGATTTCCAATCTGGCTCGAGAGTTGAAAGTCGAATGGCAGCAGATGAATTGTCATGGAATCAAAACTATCCTTACGCTATGCCGACGAATATTTTAAACAGCGGTGAAAAGGAAAGATTAGAGTTATCTTGTTTTTCGGGAGTCGTTGGAAATTTTGATTTGTCTTCAAC atcTTCTACTGGCCGGAGAGTTTCagttggtgaattttttcagcgtAAATGTGGTACTATTGGGCAACTCCAGGAAACTGATTCGGTATCAAGACCCAGCTTTGGTGAAACAATTAAGAGTCCAATAAAGCATCGACCTCTAGTGCCATTAGTGGAGAAAACAGCAATGACAGCAG ATTCAAGTCTGAGAGAAGTGAATAAGGAAGCTATGGAATCTGTGAATTGTACAAACCAACACAGTTTGATGAGTTTGAGTAGTATTGCACAAGCGCTTTCTGATGTTGAGAATGGTTCTCCACGCCGTTTGGTGGACGCACTTATTGAAgccaaaagaagaaaaaatcttcCTCCGTCTCAGCTACTCAATGAGTCAACAAGCAAAAACAGGGATACTTTTACTTGCCCCCCTCACAGTTTACCATTCAATTCATCGGCAATGCCTGTAAATGAAAAACCTGAAAGAGACACAAAAATGAAAGGGCCTAAGTTCTTATTAGATTCTCCTAAATTGTCACTGGATAGTAAAACTGCACAAGAATCTCTGACACACAAATCAAAATTAACTAGGATGTCTCTGAATGTGGGATTAGGTGCGATAGAAAGTCACAACATAAGTGAAACTTACAATTTTGCGGATAAGTGCACTGGCGGCCGGAAAAAAACGAGTAGTGCAAAATTGGAGAAGACTTTCGATGAACCGAAAGACACGAATAAGTCTTGCGTTTACCATTCTAATGCCACTCGTAATTTGTTATCTTGCTTGGATGAATCAATAGATGCTCACAAGCCTAATCTAAATTGTCAAAATTCCAAGCAAAACCCAGATATATCTGGAAAACACTTGTATGACGATCAGGATTTTTCTCAGACTCCCAAGAAAGAACAAGATAAGCTTCACAATTCAATgacatttcaaaaaattacattgGCGCCACTACGGAGTTCTGCGGGTTTCTTGAAAGGCATTAagagtgaaaataataagaCAGCAACCCCAGAATTGATTTCAAGTTTTAACAGGTCCTTTGAAAAAACTTTGCGCAGTGCAAAGACGTCATCTCTTGAATGTAATGCAGATCCGGAATCCAGTTACAACATTTCTCAGTATAATcagattgaaaaaacaaaatcacagG GGGATGATGTAACAGCCAAGAATACCAATGAATTATGCAGCTGCATTGTTGGTGTACCAAAAGAAgctgaaattgaattatcgAATGGTACTGACCGATGGATGACCTGTACTCTAAAATTACATCAAATACCAGGAAGCAAGGAAAACATAGTATTGAAAATTCCGCAAGATACTGTATTGGTAGCACCCAACGATGCAAAGCTTGTCAAG ATTGGTGTGACCGTTCGTCAAATGAGGGAACCTGTGATAGTGGTGATCAACATAGCTGTATCGGATGTGGTTACGCGATCCAAGAAAGTAATCAAACATGTCATGTGTTTTGTACCCGAGGAACCTCAG ATTGATCTCATGATTCATaatggagaaaataaaattgattttcaaatcgtAGCTGAAAAATGCAGCAAGACATTCCCCGTCacattagaaaataaaaacaatgcCGAACTTCCCATAAGATTAATTATTGCCAAG catCCTGACCAACCGCAAGTATTCAGTATTGATTGTTCTGCTGATGAAACTGCGTTTAGTCTCGACGGAAATGAGATCAAGTATAACTTGACTCTTAAACCTCACCAACAATCCACTGTCAACATTCAGTTCAATGGAATTCCTTTATCCTCATTCAATG tacaAAAGGATCTCTGTCATGCAACAGGAAAGCTTTTCGTTCAGCTTCGTACAGATGATAGCAAGGGCTTAATGTTGAGAGAAATATCACTGACTGGTTCTATTGGTGTATCTAAAATAGACTTGGTTGATACGCAATTACCTATAGTTGTTCCAAAAAGAGATAGCAAATCAATAGGTCTTGTGAACTCAGGAGTCTTTGCAGTCACGTTATCCGCCTCACTTGTTGAAAATGACAAGTCGACCAGTTGTGCAggtgatttttcaatcaaaccAAACACCCTGTGCCTTCAAGCTGGTGAAAAGGGCGTTATCCTCGTTACTCATAAATCCCGGATGATCGACTCCAGCGAAAG ACAAGTGTTCGTCAAAGTAATCGCAGGTGGCAACGAATATTACTATCCAGTAACGGGGGATAGTAGCCACCTTCGTGAGCAACTATCTCCAAACAACATGCAGCGCTGTACGACACCACTATCTcaagaaagaaaatcgaaatcTCCTACATCGCCACAAAGTTCAGAATCTAACCG CTCTGGTAATTGTGGACGGCATTCACCCTACAGCGCGGGGTCAACCTCAACGGTCTCAGGGGATGTAATTCCACTTCAGTCCACGCATGCAGCACTGGTATGGAGCAGTATTAAAACCGGAAAGTCGGATATCAAGGAGTTTACAGTTTTGAACAAGAGTGATAATAAACTCAGACTTCAAGTCAGTATTGTTGATAACAACAAAAGTTTCAAA TTTCTTAAGGATCGTCACACAGTTGGGACAAATATGGTATTAGCTTTGCAGCGCATGACAAGCAAAGTAATATCTGTTCAATTTAGCCCAAGTAATCCCGGAGCATGTGctggaaaaataatattctccCATTACAGTAGTGGAAAAGAACAGGAAGAATCTTCACAACGAAAAACA atatttttgtATGGCTACGGTGGTGTtgggaaagttgaaatttcagAAGCATTTAAAGACACCGGCGGGCTGATGTGGCTTTCCCTTGGTTATATGAATACAGTTGGGAATTTAAGTGCAAAAATCAAACTGCAAAATACGGGAAATTTATGTTCGTATGCCGTTATCAAGCTGATACCAAAAG CTTTGTACCCGGAAATGATATCCAGCTGGCACGTGACTCCTTCGGAGTTGTTACTAGGGCCTGGCGAGGTTCAGTGGATAAAATTAGAGTTTCATCCAAGACGAGAAGACCTCGCTTTAATACGGCGTGCAGAcatatctcaaataattggaACGCTGTCTATTACACACGGAGATGAACCAACAAGATGGCGTATTCGAAG gctgtataaaaaattgaaagaatccGGTAAATTCAGAGGACAAGATGacgatatatttaaaaatattgtttatcCATTGTGCAGAGTATTCCCAGGAGAGGCATTGATACAAGATTTGAGCCTCATCAAAGACACAGTT CAACATCTTGGTGATCTCTGTCGTGGTGTCTATCAGCATCAAGTGATGTTGACGATGGAAGTTAACGCGGATGACACGTTGACAGTGTTGAACGACAACGCTGATGACACACAGACGTTTAATTCTATCTGCAGTGATAGCAGTAGTGTATTCACTGCTGGATGCAATAGTTACATGCTATCAGA gacAATAGTAGATGGAAAtgggagagaaatttctgaaaatgattttACAGTGACACCGGGAGTTGTAAACTTGACACCACCCTTCAGAACTGAAGCAACCGTAACGATTTCCAGCTTGTGTAGCGTCGCGCAGCCATTTGAAACAGTTTTGTCCCACAGTGAAGGTGTAAGCATTGTACCCACGGAAGGCATGATTCCAGCCAGGAGAAGTTTCCAATTAAAAGTGCAATGCAGTAAgcaaataaagaaaaacacaGAAGCCGTACTTCAGATATTTATGGAAAATCATAAACAATCGGTTTTAATTATGATATCGTCCAGCAATTGA
- the LOC107224169 gene encoding uncharacterized protein LOC107224169 isoform X3: MEFRGNSNNGTETNLIDVTIFGSPPPQASSTVERRPNLTTWGVRQAAQDDNKIKYSILNDTDAKQSTINSSLGILDNISSLLDDSGVMEEKKNSSISNTIEIERQLARKLLQRCSAPREATLTSDWDKENDGNIQNLTKDNTPSTLMDSGQQSLLNNSDTLEEKPEANQIIFKPNEISARSSVLKNSFDKSIGSSTSPKSRDEISFDTSAAAELIAQFGDEDFQSGSRVESRMAADELSWNQNYPYAMPTNILNSGEKERLELSCFSGVVGNFDLSSTSSTGRRVSVGEFFQRKCGTIGQLQETDSVSRPSFGETIKSPIKHRPLVPLVEKTAMTADSSLREVNKEAMESVNCTNQHSLMSLSSIAQALSDVENGSPRRLVDALIEAKRRKNLPPSQLLNESTSKNRDTFTCPPHSLPFNSSAMPVNEKPERDTKMKGPKFLLDSPKLSLDSKTAQESLTHKSKLTRMSLNVGLGAIESHNISETYNFADKCTGGRKKTSSAKLEKTFDEPKDTNKSCVYHSNATRNLLSCLDESIDAHKPNLNCQNSKQNPDISGKHLYDDQDFSQTPKKEQDKLHNSMTFQKITLAPLRSSAGFLKGIKSENNKTATPELISSFNRSFEKTLRSAKTSSLECNADPESSYNISQYNQIEKTKSQGDDVTAKNTNELCSCIVGVPKEAEIELSNGTDRWMTCTLKLHQIPGSKENIVLKIPQDTVLVAPNDAKLVKIGVTVRQMREPVIVVINIAVSDVVTRSKKVIKHVMCFVPEEPQHPDQPQVFSIDCSADETAFSLDGNEIKYNLTLKPHQQSTVNIQFNGIPLSSFNVQKDLCHATGKLFVQLRTDDSKGLMLREISLTGSIGVSKIDLVDTQLPIVVPKRDSKSIGLVNSGVFAVTLSASLVENDKSTSCAGDFSIKPNTLCLQAGEKGVILVTHKSRMIDSSESRQVFVKVIAGGNEYYYPVTGDSSHLREQLSPNNMQRCTTPLSQERKSKSPTSPQSSESNRSGNCGRHSPYSAGSTSTVSGDVIPLQSTHAALVWSSIKTGKSDIKEFTVLNKSDNKLRLQVSIVDNNKSFKFLKDRHTVGTNMVLALQRMTSKVISVQFSPSNPGACAGKIIFSHYSSGKEQEESSQRKTIFLYGYGGVGKVEISEAFKDTGGLMWLSLGYMNTVGNLSAKIKLQNTGNLCSYAVIKLIPKALYPEMISSWHVTPSELLLGPGEVQWIKLEFHPRREDLALIRRADISQIIGTLSITHGDEPTRWRIRRLYKKLKESGKFRGQDDDIFKNIVYPLCRVFPGEALIQDLSLIKDTVQHLGDLCRGVYQHQVMLTMEVNADDTLTVLNDNADDTQTFNSICSDSSSVFTAGCNSYMLSETIVDGNGREISENDFTVTPGVVNLTPPFRTEATVTISSLCSVAQPFETVLSHSEGVSIVPTEGMIPARRSFQLKVQCSKQIKKNTEAVLQIFMENHKQSVLIMISSSN; the protein is encoded by the exons TGCTCGATGACAGCGGCGttatggaagaaaaaaagaattccagCATTTCCAATACAATAGAAATTGAACGACAACTCGCTCGAAAGTTACTCCAACGATGTAGTGCACCGAGAGAAGCCACTTTAACATCAG ACTGGGATAAAGAAAATGATGGGAATATTCAAAACCTAACAAAAGATAATACTCCCTCCACTTTAATGGACTCAGGGCAACAGAGTTTACTTAATAACAGTGATACACTTGAAGAAAAGCCAGAAGCTAATCAG ATAATTTTCAAGCCAAATGAAATATCCGCACGTTCCTCAGTGCTGAAGAATAGTTTCGATAAGAGCATTGGATCATCTACCTCACCAAAGAGCAGAGATGAAATTAGTTTTGATACATCCGCTGCTGCGGAACTTATTGCTCAGTTTGGAGATGAAGATTTCCAATCTGGCTCGAGAGTTGAAAGTCGAATGGCAGCAGATGAATTGTCATGGAATCAAAACTATCCTTACGCTATGCCGACGAATATTTTAAACAGCGGTGAAAAGGAAAGATTAGAGTTATCTTGTTTTTCGGGAGTCGTTGGAAATTTTGATTTGTCTTCAAC atcTTCTACTGGCCGGAGAGTTTCagttggtgaattttttcagcgtAAATGTGGTACTATTGGGCAACTCCAGGAAACTGATTCGGTATCAAGACCCAGCTTTGGTGAAACAATTAAGAGTCCAATAAAGCATCGACCTCTAGTGCCATTAGTGGAGAAAACAGCAATGACAGCAG ATTCAAGTCTGAGAGAAGTGAATAAGGAAGCTATGGAATCTGTGAATTGTACAAACCAACACAGTTTGATGAGTTTGAGTAGTATTGCACAAGCGCTTTCTGATGTTGAGAATGGTTCTCCACGCCGTTTGGTGGACGCACTTATTGAAgccaaaagaagaaaaaatcttcCTCCGTCTCAGCTACTCAATGAGTCAACAAGCAAAAACAGGGATACTTTTACTTGCCCCCCTCACAGTTTACCATTCAATTCATCGGCAATGCCTGTAAATGAAAAACCTGAAAGAGACACAAAAATGAAAGGGCCTAAGTTCTTATTAGATTCTCCTAAATTGTCACTGGATAGTAAAACTGCACAAGAATCTCTGACACACAAATCAAAATTAACTAGGATGTCTCTGAATGTGGGATTAGGTGCGATAGAAAGTCACAACATAAGTGAAACTTACAATTTTGCGGATAAGTGCACTGGCGGCCGGAAAAAAACGAGTAGTGCAAAATTGGAGAAGACTTTCGATGAACCGAAAGACACGAATAAGTCTTGCGTTTACCATTCTAATGCCACTCGTAATTTGTTATCTTGCTTGGATGAATCAATAGATGCTCACAAGCCTAATCTAAATTGTCAAAATTCCAAGCAAAACCCAGATATATCTGGAAAACACTTGTATGACGATCAGGATTTTTCTCAGACTCCCAAGAAAGAACAAGATAAGCTTCACAATTCAATgacatttcaaaaaattacattgGCGCCACTACGGAGTTCTGCGGGTTTCTTGAAAGGCATTAagagtgaaaataataagaCAGCAACCCCAGAATTGATTTCAAGTTTTAACAGGTCCTTTGAAAAAACTTTGCGCAGTGCAAAGACGTCATCTCTTGAATGTAATGCAGATCCGGAATCCAGTTACAACATTTCTCAGTATAATcagattgaaaaaacaaaatcacagG GGGATGATGTAACAGCCAAGAATACCAATGAATTATGCAGCTGCATTGTTGGTGTACCAAAAGAAgctgaaattgaattatcgAATGGTACTGACCGATGGATGACCTGTACTCTAAAATTACATCAAATACCAGGAAGCAAGGAAAACATAGTATTGAAAATTCCGCAAGATACTGTATTGGTAGCACCCAACGATGCAAAGCTTGTCAAG ATTGGTGTGACCGTTCGTCAAATGAGGGAACCTGTGATAGTGGTGATCAACATAGCTGTATCGGATGTGGTTACGCGATCCAAGAAAGTAATCAAACATGTCATGTGTTTTGTACCCGAGGAACCTCAG catCCTGACCAACCGCAAGTATTCAGTATTGATTGTTCTGCTGATGAAACTGCGTTTAGTCTCGACGGAAATGAGATCAAGTATAACTTGACTCTTAAACCTCACCAACAATCCACTGTCAACATTCAGTTCAATGGAATTCCTTTATCCTCATTCAATG tacaAAAGGATCTCTGTCATGCAACAGGAAAGCTTTTCGTTCAGCTTCGTACAGATGATAGCAAGGGCTTAATGTTGAGAGAAATATCACTGACTGGTTCTATTGGTGTATCTAAAATAGACTTGGTTGATACGCAATTACCTATAGTTGTTCCAAAAAGAGATAGCAAATCAATAGGTCTTGTGAACTCAGGAGTCTTTGCAGTCACGTTATCCGCCTCACTTGTTGAAAATGACAAGTCGACCAGTTGTGCAggtgatttttcaatcaaaccAAACACCCTGTGCCTTCAAGCTGGTGAAAAGGGCGTTATCCTCGTTACTCATAAATCCCGGATGATCGACTCCAGCGAAAG CAGACAAGTGTTCGTCAAAGTAATCGCAGGTGGCAACGAATATTACTATCCAGTAACGGGGGATAGTAGCCACCTTCGTGAGCAACTATCTCCAAACAACATGCAGCGCTGTACGACACCACTATCTcaagaaagaaaatcgaaatcTCCTACATCGCCACAAAGTTCAGAATCTAACCG CTCTGGTAATTGTGGACGGCATTCACCCTACAGCGCGGGGTCAACCTCAACGGTCTCAGGGGATGTAATTCCACTTCAGTCCACGCATGCAGCACTGGTATGGAGCAGTATTAAAACCGGAAAGTCGGATATCAAGGAGTTTACAGTTTTGAACAAGAGTGATAATAAACTCAGACTTCAAGTCAGTATTGTTGATAACAACAAAAGTTTCAAA TTTCTTAAGGATCGTCACACAGTTGGGACAAATATGGTATTAGCTTTGCAGCGCATGACAAGCAAAGTAATATCTGTTCAATTTAGCCCAAGTAATCCCGGAGCATGTGctggaaaaataatattctccCATTACAGTAGTGGAAAAGAACAGGAAGAATCTTCACAACGAAAAACA atatttttgtATGGCTACGGTGGTGTtgggaaagttgaaatttcagAAGCATTTAAAGACACCGGCGGGCTGATGTGGCTTTCCCTTGGTTATATGAATACAGTTGGGAATTTAAGTGCAAAAATCAAACTGCAAAATACGGGAAATTTATGTTCGTATGCCGTTATCAAGCTGATACCAAAAG CTTTGTACCCGGAAATGATATCCAGCTGGCACGTGACTCCTTCGGAGTTGTTACTAGGGCCTGGCGAGGTTCAGTGGATAAAATTAGAGTTTCATCCAAGACGAGAAGACCTCGCTTTAATACGGCGTGCAGAcatatctcaaataattggaACGCTGTCTATTACACACGGAGATGAACCAACAAGATGGCGTATTCGAAG gctgtataaaaaattgaaagaatccGGTAAATTCAGAGGACAAGATGacgatatatttaaaaatattgtttatcCATTGTGCAGAGTATTCCCAGGAGAGGCATTGATACAAGATTTGAGCCTCATCAAAGACACAGTT CAACATCTTGGTGATCTCTGTCGTGGTGTCTATCAGCATCAAGTGATGTTGACGATGGAAGTTAACGCGGATGACACGTTGACAGTGTTGAACGACAACGCTGATGACACACAGACGTTTAATTCTATCTGCAGTGATAGCAGTAGTGTATTCACTGCTGGATGCAATAGTTACATGCTATCAGA gacAATAGTAGATGGAAAtgggagagaaatttctgaaaatgattttACAGTGACACCGGGAGTTGTAAACTTGACACCACCCTTCAGAACTGAAGCAACCGTAACGATTTCCAGCTTGTGTAGCGTCGCGCAGCCATTTGAAACAGTTTTGTCCCACAGTGAAGGTGTAAGCATTGTACCCACGGAAGGCATGATTCCAGCCAGGAGAAGTTTCCAATTAAAAGTGCAATGCAGTAAgcaaataaagaaaaacacaGAAGCCGTACTTCAGATATTTATGGAAAATCATAAACAATCGGTTTTAATTATGATATCGTCCAGCAATTGA